GATTACGCGGACAGGCCGCTCGATGGCGAATTCCCGTTCGGTTTCCCGCCTGAGCCAATCCGACACGGCGGTTACCGCGTCGCTGTTCCGCATGGCGTGAAGGGTCACGCGATAGAAAGACGGATCCGTTCCGACCAGCGTGATGTCGGTGCCGTGCAATGTTGTCACGATCGGAAATCGTTTTTCCGGCGGCAGCATCTCGCGGGCGAGTATGGCGCTCGACGCGTTCGGGATGGCGTAATGGGCATGCCAGAGATCCACACCGAACTCTTCGGCGACCTCGGCGATTTTGGCGGCCAGCGTCAAGGCCCCCGGCGGCTGCTGGAACAGCGGATACATGACCGTCGAGACGGCGTGGCTGTACACGTTGTCGTAATAGTCGGCAAGGCGGAACGGGCTTTCCGGCGCGACGAAATGAATCGTATGGCCCCGTTTGGCCAGGGCGATGCCCAATTCGGTGGCCAGCACACCGCTGCCGCCTGCCGATGGATGGCATGTAATTCCTATGCGCATTGAGATGACCCCTTATTATTCAAGTCCCGGCAACAAACCGACACCGATGGAACCCTCGGCGTAGAAGGCCTCGCCGTAGGAAGCGCCGATGCGCGAACCCCAATACGCGGCGCGTGTTTGGATACTCTCCCAGAAAGCCTTTCCCGATATATGCGTTTCGGGCCCAACATAGGCGGGATTGAAAAACTGCGATGCGTGGGCCCGCAACGCCTCGAGTTTGGCCTCGAAATCATCCGACACATCCACGATCAAGGATGGCATGCCTTCTTCCCGGTAGGGGTGATAGAAGTAGATGATCGGCGGCCGGTGCGGTTCCTGTTCCGTGTCAATGCGAGTCAGTCCGGCAAAATACGCGGCATCGCGAACAAGATGATGCGCCGCCGAATGGTCGGGATGCCGGTCGTTGTCCATCGGCGCCAACACGATTTGTGGACGAAAGGCGCGAATAAACGGGATGACGCGCAGGCGAAATTCGTGTGTGTTGGAAAGCGCGCTGTCGGGCAGTCCGGCATTGGCGCGACGGACCACGCCCAGAATGGCCGCCGCGGCTTGGGCCTCGGCCATGCGTTCTTCGACGGAACCTCGCGATCCCATTTCGCCACGGGTCAGATCGAGAATGGCCGTCCGGTGGCCGAGACGGGCCAATTTGTGCAGCAATCCGCCCGCGCCCAGTTCGACGTCGTCGGGATGCGCGCCCACCGCCATCACGTCCACGGCAAGGTCTTCCCCGACGGGAAGGATCATCGAATCGAACGATGCGTCCGGGGAAAAGTTCGCATGGCCTTTCGCGCGAGACAACGTGGCCTCCCGCGCCTCCGTGGTGGTCTCTGAAGGGGTCTCTGCGCCCAGTTTTCCTTGGGGCTGTGAGTCGGGGGAAGCGGTGTTGGAAGGGCCGGTCTTCTTCACAGTTCGATCTCCTTGGGTGCAAAGGTTTCGATGTCAATTTCCTTCAACAACCGGGGAATCAATTCCCATCCATGCTCAAATAAAAACGAAAAAATGTTCAAAACCCGTTCCTGGGGTTTGCGCAGGGGGAAAAAAGCCGTGCATAGCCGCGCAATCTGTTCCCGGATGGCCGTGGCCCGCGCCGCATCGCCCTGCTGAAGCGCCCTTTCGATGCGTTCGATGTCGTTTGCGGCGCGTTCCGCCGTCTTGCGGGCCATCGCCGCCGCCGCCGGGCTGTACGGCGCCAATTCGTCCGCGAATTGCCGCCATGCGTCCATCATGGCCTGCCGGTGGCGGGCCACGATGTTCCCGGCGGTTTCATCCGCCGTTCGCCGCAGAACGGTTTCGGCAAGCCCCTCCGGCGAACCGGCCAATTCGTCCCGTTCGATGCCCAGTTTCGCCAGCAACCGGTTGAGTTTCAGCGTGGACAACACGCATTGCGCGCGCGGGTACACGACCGGCATATCGAGGCCGAACGATTCGAAAAGCGCCTTGAACTGGCCCCAATAGGCCAGTTCGCCCGGTCCGGCCACATACGCCGCCACGGGAAACAATCGCTGCTGCACGAGGCAACGCAAGGCGACGTTTCCGCTGAACCGCCCCGGTTCGGCGGCGGCCATCGCCAGCATTTCATCCATGCCGTACGCCCGGTCTTTGTCGGCCAAGCGGAAACAGCCGTCCTCGAACGTGACTTTGATGCGGCATCCGTCCTCATCGAGAAAGAACGCACACTCGTTGCCGCCCTTGACGATGGCGCGGGGATATCCGAGATCCTCCAGGCGTTCGCCGGCCTCGTTCACGAGTCGCGAAACCAGCAGCGGTTCGCGTATCGCGTGTTCGACGATCGGTTGCGCGAGCGTGCGCGCCGGGGGAAGGTGCGGCTCGAACAGGATTAGGGGCGTGTCGCGAAACAGGCGCGCGATTATCCGCGCCGTCCACTCGGCGAACGACGCGGATGCGTCGAGCGATTCATGTAAAAACGACGCGATGCTGTCCCTGTGTTCCGATCCAGCCGCCTTGGACGCCGTATCGTCTATCAGGGCATGCAAAGATGCCTCCGCCGGTACGCGGCTTACCGGCATACCACTGGCCGGCGCGGAAGGTTCGTATCGCAAAGTAGCCAGTTCGTGCGTTTTGGCCAGCAGGTGGACCGTGCGCACTTCCTCGAAATCGTGATCCTCGCTGGCCACCCAGAACACGGGCGCGCACAGGCGCCCGGACCGCGCCTGCAGTTTGCGCGCAAGCAAAACGGCCGTGGCCGCCTTGTAGATTGTATACAACGGCCCCGTCAGGAGACCGGCCTGCTGCCCGGTCACGATGG
This genomic window from Candidatus Hydrogenedentota bacterium contains:
- the bshB1 gene encoding bacillithiol biosynthesis deacetylase BshB1, translated to MKKTGPSNTASPDSQPQGKLGAETPSETTTEAREATLSRAKGHANFSPDASFDSMILPVGEDLAVDVMAVGAHPDDVELGAGGLLHKLARLGHRTAILDLTRGEMGSRGSVEERMAEAQAAAAILGVVRRANAGLPDSALSNTHEFRLRVIPFIRAFRPQIVLAPMDNDRHPDHSAAHHLVRDAAYFAGLTRIDTEQEPHRPPIIYFYHPYREEGMPSLIVDVSDDFEAKLEALRAHASQFFNPAYVGPETHISGKAFWESIQTRAAYWGSRIGASYGEAFYAEGSIGVGLLPGLE
- the bshC gene encoding bacillithiol biosynthesis cysteine-adding enzyme BshC, translating into MRNLLADYVAEAPDLMPFYARPPRALFASLPKTPPWDPELAAAVADYNERIGGHAVFTGDEAAIVTGQQAGLLTGPLYTIYKAATAVLLARKLQARSGRLCAPVFWVASEDHDFEEVRTVHLLAKTHELATLRYEPSAPASGMPVSRVPAEASLHALIDDTASKAAGSEHRDSIASFLHESLDASASFAEWTARIIARLFRDTPLILFEPHLPPARTLAQPIVEHAIREPLLVSRLVNEAGERLEDLGYPRAIVKGGNECAFFLDEDGCRIKVTFEDGCFRLADKDRAYGMDEMLAMAAAEPGRFSGNVALRCLVQQRLFPVAAYVAGPGELAYWGQFKALFESFGLDMPVVYPRAQCVLSTLKLNRLLAKLGIERDELAGSPEGLAETVLRRTADETAGNIVARHRQAMMDAWRQFADELAPYSPAAAAMARKTAERAANDIERIERALQQGDAARATAIREQIARLCTAFFPLRKPQERVLNIFSFLFEHGWELIPRLLKEIDIETFAPKEIEL